Proteins co-encoded in one Deltaproteobacteria bacterium genomic window:
- a CDS encoding sigma-54-dependent Fis family transcriptional regulator has product MDTPCRRILVVEDDPGLRFTLTDNLEEAGYAVSSADDGGDAVRLLASETFDIVVTDIRLPGKDGLEVLKEAKSKTPAPSVITITGFGSVESAVAAMKLGAEDYLTKPFSMEEFMLLLNKVLRVRALEEENRDLKKLIASQSRFEELIGKSKPMREVFDLVTLVADTDATVLILGESGTGKELVARAVHRRGKRKDGPFVALNCAAIPETLFEAELFGFEKGAFTGALKRTEGKIEQAGGGTLFLDEIADMPLPAQAKLLRVLQERVITRIGGHENVPVDIRIVTATNKDDLKSMVAEGGFREDLFYRLNVFAIRLPPLRDRLEDVPLLVENFVGKLGGNRSVSESSMSLLMNYGYPGNVRELWNIVERATILCREGTIEPRHLPPEIPDSLNTSSGENSDPRAILPLKEAVRRFELDHIQRALRATGGSKTGASELLGIGRKALWERLKG; this is encoded by the coding sequence ATGGACACGCCTTGCCGACGGATCCTGGTCGTGGAAGACGATCCTGGATTGCGCTTCACCTTGACGGACAACCTTGAAGAAGCGGGATACGCCGTCTCCTCCGCGGACGACGGCGGGGATGCGGTCCGCCTGCTCGCTTCGGAAACGTTCGACATCGTCGTTACGGACATAAGGCTTCCCGGCAAAGACGGGCTGGAAGTCCTCAAGGAGGCGAAGTCGAAAACCCCGGCTCCGTCAGTCATAACCATCACCGGTTTCGGCAGCGTCGAATCCGCCGTGGCGGCGATGAAACTCGGCGCCGAAGATTACCTGACCAAGCCGTTCTCGATGGAAGAGTTCATGCTGCTGCTGAACAAGGTCCTGCGCGTCAGGGCGCTCGAAGAGGAAAACCGGGACCTTAAGAAGCTCATCGCATCGCAGTCGCGTTTCGAGGAGCTGATCGGAAAGAGCAAGCCAATGCGGGAGGTTTTCGACCTCGTCACGCTTGTAGCCGATACCGACGCCACTGTGCTTATCCTCGGGGAGAGCGGCACCGGTAAAGAGCTGGTCGCGAGGGCGGTCCACCGGCGTGGAAAAAGGAAAGACGGGCCGTTCGTGGCGCTCAACTGCGCGGCGATACCCGAAACCCTGTTCGAAGCGGAGCTTTTCGGTTTCGAGAAGGGCGCCTTCACCGGGGCGCTGAAACGCACCGAAGGCAAGATCGAGCAGGCAGGCGGGGGCACCCTTTTCCTCGACGAAATAGCGGATATGCCGCTCCCGGCGCAGGCGAAGCTTTTGCGTGTGCTCCAGGAGCGCGTCATCACGAGGATCGGCGGGCACGAAAACGTTCCGGTCGACATCCGCATAGTCACTGCAACGAACAAGGACGACCTGAAGTCGATGGTCGCCGAGGGTGGGTTTCGGGAGGACCTGTTTTATCGGTTGAACGTCTTCGCGATCCGGCTTCCCCCGCTGCGCGATCGGCTCGAGGACGTTCCCCTGCTCGTCGAAAATTTCGTCGGGAAACTCGGAGGCAACCGCAGCGTCTCCGAAAGCTCGATGTCGCTCCTCATGAACTACGGTTACCCGGGGAACGTCCGGGAATTGTGGAACATCGTCGAGCGCGCCACCATTCTTTGCAGGGAAGGGACGATCGAGCCCAGGCACCTTCCACCGGAGATCCCGGACTCGCTCAATACATCCTCCGGTGAGAATTCCGACCCCCGGGCGATCCTCCCGTTGA
- a CDS encoding HAMP domain-containing protein: protein MPLIESVPEIIRRPFSSLAGKFTTAGVAAIFFFALALHVSLVEEEKSHLLERERRAARTLAVSMRFPITQVLLYEEIGLVAEAGLLDLYIARLAGNKDMRVTYAMVLGPDGVVLSHSDLTQFRKHPDDPLTAKALSASDITLTMVGEPLDGGLIDVAAPLSISSKRFGTLRIGYSLAGMADEVNALSRKILFISLSAAFVLVFAVFAAARIMTRPIRRLSDALDSVRLGNLDPAPLPGRNDELGKLYDSYRIMVNRLREEEVERKRTQELLTGTEKMATIGTLAAGLAHEVNSPLTGAMHGVQALKKESLPPHKREQYLTVVGESLESIHRAVSQLLDYSTVHATHYSECNLRVLVGKTLELLDFQLDKGRIEVANRVPSVTVRADAHKIEQVMVNLVLNAVAAMPSGGKLDIGHMNDGQFHTLVVADTGCGIPEENHERIFEPFFTTKVAGKGTGLGLAVCKKIVEQHGGRMRVTSRPGDGTTFFISLPCSPT from the coding sequence TTGCCACTCATCGAATCCGTTCCTGAAATAATAAGACGCCCCTTTTCCTCTCTGGCGGGGAAGTTCACGACCGCGGGAGTGGCAGCCATCTTTTTCTTCGCGCTGGCCCTGCATGTTTCCCTCGTCGAGGAGGAAAAGAGCCATCTCCTGGAAAGGGAGAGGCGTGCGGCGCGGACCCTGGCCGTTTCGATGCGGTTTCCCATCACCCAGGTTTTGCTCTATGAAGAGATCGGCCTTGTGGCCGAGGCGGGGCTGCTGGACCTCTACATTGCGCGGCTTGCCGGAAACAAGGACATGCGCGTGACCTACGCCATGGTCCTCGGTCCGGACGGCGTCGTCCTCTCCCACAGCGACCTGACGCAGTTTCGCAAGCATCCGGACGACCCCTTGACCGCGAAGGCGCTGTCCGCCTCCGACATAACACTCACCATGGTCGGGGAGCCGCTGGACGGCGGCTTGATCGACGTGGCGGCGCCGTTGAGCATCTCATCCAAGCGGTTCGGGACCCTGCGCATCGGCTATTCCCTCGCGGGAATGGCCGATGAAGTCAACGCGCTGAGCAGGAAAATCCTGTTCATATCGCTTTCCGCCGCGTTCGTCCTCGTATTTGCCGTCTTCGCCGCCGCCAGGATAATGACGAGGCCGATCCGCCGATTGTCGGACGCGCTTGATTCGGTGCGGCTGGGAAACCTCGACCCCGCCCCGCTCCCCGGCCGTAACGACGAGCTGGGCAAGCTCTACGACAGCTACCGGATCATGGTGAACCGGCTGAGAGAAGAGGAGGTCGAGCGAAAAAGGACCCAGGAGCTTCTGACCGGCACCGAGAAAATGGCGACTATCGGGACGCTGGCCGCCGGACTTGCGCACGAAGTCAACAGCCCGCTGACGGGGGCGATGCACGGAGTCCAGGCGCTTAAGAAGGAGTCGCTGCCTCCCCACAAGCGGGAGCAGTACCTTACGGTGGTCGGCGAAAGTCTCGAAAGCATCCACCGTGCGGTCTCGCAGCTTCTCGACTACTCGACGGTGCATGCGACGCACTATTCCGAATGCAACCTCCGGGTCCTCGTCGGGAAGACGCTCGAGCTCCTGGACTTCCAGCTCGACAAGGGGCGGATAGAGGTGGCGAACCGCGTTCCTTCCGTGACCGTGAGAGCGGACGCCCACAAGATCGAACAGGTCATGGTCAACCTGGTGCTGAACGCCGTCGCCGCCATGCCTTCCGGGGGAAAGCTGGATATCGGGCACATGAACGACGGGCAATTCCATACCCTTGTCGTGGCGGATACGGGCTGCGGGATCCCGGAGGAGAACCACGAAAGGATATTCGAGCCGTTCTTCACGACGAAAGTAGCGGGGAAGGGGACCGGACTTGGGCTCGCGGTTTGCAAGAAAATCGTGGAACAGCACGGGGGGAGAATGCGCGTTACCTCCAGGCCGGGAGACGGCACGACGTTTTTCATCTCTCTGCCGTGCTCGCCTACATAG
- the phnD gene encoding phosphate/phosphite/phosphonate ABC transporter substrate-binding protein, which yields MRSVLKSVLIARHRVWGAFFLAFLIAAPATAGFPENSGNRTIRFGVIPRFNPHVMYEYYQPLMDYLSRNTPYRFELRIGRSYMETIEDLRKGVTDVAYLGGATYALARHRFGARALVKPLNAQGKSAYRCNIIVRSDSPVRKLSDLKGRSFAFGARRSTTGSLIPTIMLCEAGVTPDKLGRRKNLRNHEEVARAVLKGVFEAGAVKDVVAWKYKDQGLRVVAVSEELPNAPIAAGPSLSMDAEKALTGALLSIDETKERGRSGSEGLGPEIRGGFVTAHGEEYDFLYRKITSITGAGGCGIRCHSSNPFLK from the coding sequence ATGCGAAGCGTATTGAAGAGTGTGCTCATTGCCCGCCACAGGGTGTGGGGGGCCTTTTTTCTTGCTTTCCTCATTGCGGCTCCCGCGACAGCGGGCTTTCCCGAAAATTCGGGAAACAGGACCATCCGTTTCGGCGTCATCCCGAGGTTCAATCCTCACGTGATGTACGAATATTACCAGCCGCTGATGGATTACCTTTCGCGGAATACCCCATATAGATTCGAGCTCCGGATCGGCCGATCTTACATGGAAACGATAGAAGATCTGCGCAAGGGAGTCACCGACGTCGCGTATCTCGGCGGCGCGACTTACGCCCTTGCCAGGCACCGATTCGGCGCACGGGCGCTCGTAAAGCCATTGAACGCGCAGGGGAAGTCGGCGTATCGGTGCAACATCATCGTTCGGAGCGACAGCCCCGTCCGGAAATTGTCCGATCTGAAAGGACGAAGTTTCGCGTTCGGAGCCCGGCGTTCCACGACCGGCAGCCTGATTCCCACGATAATGCTTTGCGAAGCGGGCGTGACCCCCGACAAACTCGGTCGCAGGAAGAATCTGCGCAATCACGAGGAGGTTGCAAGGGCGGTTCTGAAGGGGGTTTTCGAAGCGGGGGCCGTGAAGGACGTCGTCGCGTGGAAGTACAAGGATCAGGGGCTGCGGGTCGTCGCCGTGTCGGAAGAGCTGCCGAACGCGCCGATCGCAGCGGGTCCGTCCCTTTCCATGGATGCGGAGAAGGCGTTGACGGGGGCCCTCCTGTCGATCGACGAAACGAAGGAAAGAGGGCGGTCCGGATCGGAAGGCCTCGGGCCGGAAATCCGCGGGGGATTCGTTACAGCGCACGGCGAAGAGTACGATTTCCTTTACCGCAAGATCACTTCGATAACCGGCGCCGGGGGTTGCGGCATCCGTTGCCACTCATCGAATCCGTTCCTGAAATAA
- a CDS encoding methyltransferase domain-containing protein → MMPVRSLDSLMETAHGYQWSMTLFVALRLDVFSALAGGAKDARTLAGGIAADPRNLAILLNALVAMGLLAKGGDKYRNTEVAENFLADGPRSRRFILLHHLDCWRDWAALEKKIRGDGKGRPEGSGFQENFIRGMEENARERAAQVAARFPLRAGERVLDLGGGPGTYAVEWARMYPGSEITVYDIPETLRVTRKILKENGASRLVRLAEGDFTRDPLGGPFDFIWISHIFHAYSEKDCIALLRKAKRALASGGTLAVQEFILEENKTSPPGPAFFSVHMVAVTEGGRAYSRGEIVSMLKAAGYRHVSPDKPDPRGVGIVTGKA, encoded by the coding sequence ATGATGCCCGTAAGAAGCCTCGACTCCTTGATGGAGACGGCGCACGGATACCAGTGGTCGATGACGCTGTTCGTTGCGTTGCGGCTCGACGTGTTCTCCGCGCTCGCGGGGGGGGCGAAAGACGCCAGGACGCTTGCCGGCGGGATCGCGGCGGACCCGCGGAATCTCGCCATCCTCCTGAACGCCCTCGTCGCGATGGGGTTGCTGGCCAAGGGAGGCGACAAGTACCGGAACACGGAGGTTGCGGAAAATTTCCTTGCGGACGGCCCTCGTTCGCGGCGCTTCATCCTTCTGCACCACCTCGATTGCTGGCGCGACTGGGCGGCGCTCGAAAAAAAGATACGCGGAGACGGCAAGGGGCGGCCGGAGGGGAGCGGATTCCAGGAAAATTTCATCCGCGGCATGGAGGAGAACGCGCGGGAACGCGCCGCCCAGGTCGCCGCAAGGTTCCCCCTCCGGGCCGGGGAACGCGTTCTTGATCTCGGCGGCGGCCCGGGAACTTACGCGGTCGAATGGGCGAGGATGTACCCGGGGTCGGAGATCACGGTCTATGACATTCCCGAAACGCTGCGGGTGACCAGGAAGATTCTGAAGGAAAATGGTGCTTCACGCCTGGTCCGCCTCGCGGAAGGCGATTTTACCAGGGATCCGCTCGGAGGCCCATTCGACTTCATATGGATTTCCCATATCTTCCATGCATACTCCGAAAAGGACTGCATCGCCTTATTGCGGAAAGCGAAGCGCGCGCTGGCTTCCGGAGGAACGCTCGCCGTCCAGGAGTTTATCCTTGAGGAGAACAAAACCTCACCGCCTGGCCCGGCTTTTTTCTCGGTCCACATGGTCGCAGTTACCGAAGGAGGAAGGGCATATTCCCGTGGCGAGATCGTCTCGATGTTGAAGGCCGCCGGATACCGGCATGTCAGCCCGGACAAGCCGGATCCACGGGGGGTGGGGATCGTGACCGGCAAGGCCTGA
- a CDS encoding cysteine--tRNA ligase → MALSLYDTAARKKTTFVPLRPGRAGIYTCGPTVYRYAHIGNLRTYLLTDLLIRSLRFEGIVPFAVQNITDMGHMHEEALDRVEDKVIAAARAAGKTGREIAEYFTEAFFADCRRMNFLPADVYPRASAHVPEMIAIARELERRGAAYREGDYVYFDVARAKGYGELSGARLGEGEAAERTDVSIHRRKRHPEDFTLWLPAEPGREFSWDSPWGRGWPGWHIECAAMALKYLGDDFDIHVGGSDLRFPHHENSRSMAMTATDGRFAGLWMHAAHLLVEGHKMSKSMKNEYTLDDLSSRGVDPMDFRYYCLTLHYRTPMNFTWEGQAAAAKAFSRLKKAFSGSATAAGPGQEAAAGFRRKFRESVEDDLNLPKAVGVVHEAAHAGLPGAALRELAAEWDTVLGLGLIPAAGAETGEAGEKVAGDASFLPAPVVELVERREAARKARDFKEADTLRDKIRETGYDVVDEGSGPPRVKKIVGRGNG, encoded by the coding sequence TTGGCGCTCTCCCTTTACGATACCGCGGCAAGAAAAAAGACGACGTTCGTTCCGCTTCGGCCCGGGCGCGCGGGAATCTATACCTGCGGCCCCACCGTTTACCGCTACGCCCACATAGGCAACCTGAGAACCTACCTGCTGACGGACCTGCTGATCCGGAGCTTGAGGTTCGAGGGGATCGTTCCGTTCGCCGTACAGAACATAACCGACATGGGCCACATGCACGAGGAGGCGCTCGACCGGGTCGAGGACAAGGTGATCGCGGCGGCCCGCGCTGCCGGGAAGACGGGCCGGGAAATAGCGGAGTACTTCACGGAGGCGTTTTTCGCCGACTGCCGGCGCATGAATTTCCTTCCGGCGGACGTGTATCCGCGTGCGTCCGCGCACGTTCCCGAAATGATCGCGATCGCCCGCGAACTCGAGCGGCGCGGCGCGGCGTACCGGGAAGGGGATTACGTCTACTTCGACGTGGCCCGCGCGAAGGGATACGGCGAGCTTTCGGGTGCGCGGTTGGGAGAGGGGGAGGCGGCGGAGCGCACGGACGTATCCATCCACCGCAGGAAAAGGCACCCCGAGGACTTCACCCTGTGGCTGCCTGCGGAGCCGGGGAGAGAGTTCAGCTGGGACAGCCCGTGGGGCAGGGGTTGGCCCGGCTGGCACATCGAATGCGCGGCGATGGCCCTGAAGTATCTCGGCGACGACTTCGACATCCACGTCGGAGGCTCGGACCTCCGGTTCCCGCATCACGAGAATTCGCGGTCGATGGCGATGACCGCGACGGACGGCCGGTTCGCGGGCCTCTGGATGCATGCGGCGCACCTCCTGGTGGAGGGGCACAAGATGTCCAAATCGATGAAGAACGAATACACGCTGGACGACCTTTCGTCCCGCGGCGTCGACCCGATGGATTTCAGGTATTACTGCCTGACACTTCACTACAGGACGCCGATGAATTTCACCTGGGAGGGCCAGGCCGCGGCCGCCAAGGCGTTTTCCAGATTGAAAAAGGCCTTTTCCGGGTCCGCGACGGCGGCCGGACCGGGCCAGGAAGCGGCGGCCGGGTTTCGTCGAAAGTTCCGTGAATCGGTGGAGGACGACCTCAACCTCCCGAAGGCGGTCGGCGTCGTCCACGAGGCGGCGCATGCGGGCCTGCCGGGGGCGGCGTTACGCGAGCTTGCTGCCGAATGGGATACGGTGCTCGGATTGGGTCTCATTCCCGCCGCAGGCGCGGAAACGGGGGAAGCCGGGGAAAAGGTTGCGGGCGACGCTTCCTTTCTGCCGGCCCCGGTGGTGGAACTCGTCGAGCGGCGCGAGGCGGCGAGGAAGGCGCGCGATTTCAAGGAAGCCGACACGCTCAGGGATAAGATCCGCGAGACCGGGTACGATGTCGTCGACGAGGGTAGCGGGCCTCCGCGGGTGAAAAAAATCGTGGGAAGGGGAAACGGATGA
- the nifU gene encoding Fe-S cluster assembly scaffold protein NifU codes for MAGGPYSAKVMDHFMNPRNVGEIENADGVGEVGNPACGDMMRLYVKVEDGKVVEAKFRTFGCGAAIASSSMLTEMIKGKSVDEARAITNQQVSEALDGLPPVKIHCSVMAEQAVKAALDDYAKRRP; via the coding sequence ATGGCGGGCGGACCGTACAGCGCGAAGGTGATGGACCACTTCATGAACCCGAGAAACGTGGGCGAGATCGAGAACGCCGACGGCGTGGGGGAAGTCGGCAATCCTGCGTGCGGCGACATGATGCGGCTGTACGTGAAAGTGGAGGATGGGAAGGTCGTGGAGGCGAAGTTCCGGACCTTCGGTTGCGGCGCGGCGATCGCCTCCAGCTCCATGCTGACGGAAATGATCAAGGGGAAGTCGGTCGATGAGGCGCGCGCGATAACGAACCAGCAGGTATCCGAAGCGCTCGACGGGCTTCCTCCGGTGAAAATCCACTGCTCGGTGATGGCGGAGCAGGCGGTCAAGGCCGCGCTGGACGATTACGCGAAGAGGCGCCCTTGA
- a CDS encoding cysteine desulfurase, with product MARIFFDHISTTPLDPRVFAAMAPYFTDFYGNPSSHIHDQGQAALKGVDAARGSVAALIGARPEEIVFTSGATEANNLAVKGAAEARAGKGKHIVASEVEHFSVLNALIPLRNRGFEVTILGVDRDGKVDPGDVRKAIRPDTVLVSVMHANAEIGTMEPVAEIGRITRDRGVLFHTDATASAGHVPLDVSEIGADLVTLSAHNFYGPKGVGALFVREGVALASQIDGGFQERGFRAGTENVPAIVGMGAAAGIAAKENREWAVRLRALEKKLRGGIEASVEHLHLTGHPTDRLPGHVSFWVEYAEGESLLLFLNVHGIMAASGSACSSNLRGRDEEDLVASPVLRAIGVPTDICTGSITFSMGKGNTEEEVDEVLGVLPGIVRRLWEMSPTYLDYQKQTARGGK from the coding sequence ATGGCGCGCATTTTTTTCGATCACATTTCCACCACGCCGCTCGATCCGCGGGTTTTCGCGGCGATGGCGCCGTATTTCACGGATTTCTACGGGAACCCGTCTTCGCACATCCACGACCAGGGGCAGGCGGCCCTGAAAGGCGTGGATGCGGCGCGGGGATCGGTGGCGGCGTTGATCGGCGCGCGCCCGGAGGAGATCGTTTTCACGTCGGGAGCGACCGAAGCGAACAACCTTGCGGTCAAGGGAGCAGCCGAGGCAAGGGCGGGCAAGGGGAAACATATAGTCGCATCGGAGGTCGAACACTTCTCCGTGTTGAACGCCCTCATTCCCCTGCGCAACAGGGGATTCGAGGTGACCATCCTCGGAGTGGACCGGGACGGCAAGGTAGACCCCGGGGACGTGCGCAAGGCGATCCGCCCGGATACGGTCCTCGTCTCGGTGATGCACGCCAATGCGGAAATAGGGACCATGGAACCCGTCGCCGAAATCGGCCGGATCACGCGGGACCGTGGTGTCCTTTTCCATACCGACGCCACGGCCTCCGCCGGGCACGTACCGCTCGACGTAAGTGAAATCGGGGCCGACCTCGTCACCCTCTCCGCCCACAACTTCTACGGACCCAAGGGGGTCGGCGCACTATTCGTACGCGAGGGCGTGGCGCTCGCCTCGCAGATCGACGGAGGGTTCCAGGAGAGGGGATTTCGCGCAGGAACGGAAAATGTCCCGGCCATCGTCGGAATGGGTGCGGCCGCCGGGATCGCGGCGAAAGAGAACAGGGAGTGGGCTGTGCGCCTGCGGGCGCTGGAGAAGAAACTGCGCGGCGGCATCGAGGCGTCGGTGGAACATCTTCACCTCACGGGGCATCCGACGGACCGGCTGCCCGGCCATGTGAGTTTCTGGGTGGAATATGCCGAAGGGGAGTCGCTGCTCCTCTTTTTGAACGTTCACGGAATAATGGCGGCTTCGGGTTCGGCGTGCAGTTCGAACCTGCGCGGCCGCGACGAGGAGGACCTGGTGGCGTCGCCCGTCCTGCGGGCCATCGGAGTCCCTACGGACATCTGCACGGGCTCGATAACCTTCAGCATGGGGAAGGGGAACACGGAGGAGGAGGTCGACGAGGTCCTGGGAGTTTTGCCGGGGATCGTGCGGCGGCTCTGGGAGATGTCCCCGACCTATCTCGACTATCAGAAGCAGACCGCAAGGGGAGGAAAGTAG
- a CDS encoding TlpA family protein disulfide reductase — translation MKKSSILLAVTAAVVLIAAFLWYRGRPVAPGGGTASPPAASVDRIAPPFTLSDISGNNVSSSQFLGKPTVINFFATWCPPCREEIPGFVEIYKKYKNSGFELVGIALDTDTRSTLPQFLVQNRIEYRILIGDVAAVRAYGGVRSIPTTFFVGKDGKIRNVHVGYIDKDSFEREVRKLL, via the coding sequence ATGAAAAAATCATCCATACTGTTGGCCGTGACGGCGGCCGTCGTCCTTATCGCCGCCTTCCTCTGGTACCGCGGCAGGCCGGTCGCGCCGGGCGGCGGGACGGCATCTCCGCCGGCGGCTTCCGTCGACCGTATCGCGCCCCCGTTTACGTTGAGCGACATAAGCGGCAACAACGTCTCTTCCTCGCAGTTCCTCGGGAAACCCACAGTCATAAACTTCTTCGCGACATGGTGCCCCCCCTGCCGCGAAGAGATCCCGGGCTTCGTGGAAATCTACAAAAAGTACAAGAACAGCGGATTCGAGCTTGTGGGGATCGCCCTCGACACCGACACAAGGTCGACGCTTCCCCAGTTCCTTGTACAGAACAGGATCGAATACCGGATCCTCATCGGCGACGTGGCGGCCGTCAGGGCATACGGCGGCGTCCGCTCCATCCCCACCACCTTTTTCGTAGGCAAGGACGGCAAGATCCGCAATGTCCACGTCGGTTATATCGACAAGGACTCCTTCGAACGGGAAGTCCGGAAGCTCCTGTAA
- a CDS encoding 4Fe-4S binding protein produces the protein MAYKITEECIACGACVPECPAQCISEGDPIYTIDAGKCTDCAACAGVCPTAACVPA, from the coding sequence ATGGCGTACAAAATAACCGAGGAATGCATCGCTTGCGGCGCGTGCGTTCCGGAGTGCCCCGCCCAGTGCATTTCGGAGGGGGACCCCATTTACACGATCGATGCGGGCAAGTGCACCGATTGCGCCGCTTGCGCAGGGGTGTGTCCCACCGCTGCGTGCGTTCCGGCGTAG
- a CDS encoding NifU family protein: MRMEVEKVLNKIRPALQADGGDVELVDIEGGVVKVRLVGACGGCPMATMTLKGGIEAALKQEIPSVERVESV; the protein is encoded by the coding sequence ATGAGAATGGAAGTGGAGAAGGTATTGAACAAGATTCGCCCGGCGCTCCAGGCGGACGGAGGAGACGTGGAACTCGTCGACATCGAAGGGGGCGTGGTGAAAGTGCGCCTGGTAGGCGCATGCGGCGGGTGCCCCATGGCGACGATGACGCTCAAGGGCGGCATCGAGGCGGCGCTCAAGCAGGAGATTCCATCCGTCGAACGGGTGGAATCGGTGTGA
- a CDS encoding CBS domain-containing protein: protein MNVSKRMMRNPVYVDENDSMKKAMDLLKEREIRHLPVLKDGDKLVGIVSERDIKLASPSPATALEIREIYYLLDKVKVKQIMTRRPYTVSSSAPIEEAALIMREKKIGCLPVVEEGRLVGILTETDILDAFIESMGVSGPGYRVELSLPNRPGMLYDVLKLMKDFDANIVSVATAAHDDPEKKVLILRLESKNYKVLKSALKKAGYEMLSAD from the coding sequence ATGAATGTGTCGAAGCGGATGATGCGGAATCCGGTGTACGTGGACGAGAACGACTCGATGAAGAAGGCGATGGACCTTTTGAAGGAGAGGGAAATCCGCCATCTCCCCGTGCTCAAGGACGGGGACAAGCTGGTGGGGATAGTCTCCGAGAGGGACATCAAGCTGGCTTCGCCGTCCCCCGCTACCGCTCTCGAGATCCGTGAGATCTACTACCTCCTCGACAAGGTGAAGGTGAAGCAGATCATGACCCGGCGGCCGTACACAGTATCGTCCTCCGCCCCGATCGAGGAAGCGGCGCTGATCATGCGCGAGAAGAAGATAGGATGCCTTCCCGTGGTCGAGGAAGGAAGGCTGGTGGGGATCCTCACCGAGACCGACATCCTGGACGCATTCATCGAATCCATGGGCGTCAGCGGTCCCGGCTATCGCGTCGAGCTTTCCCTTCCGAACCGCCCCGGCATGCTCTACGACGTGCTGAAACTCATGAAGGACTTCGACGCCAACATCGTTTCCGTTGCAACGGCCGCACACGACGATCCGGAAAAGAAGGTGCTCATTCTCCGGTTGGAGTCGAAAAACTACAAGGTGCTCAAATCGGCATTGAAAAAGGCAGGATACGAAATGTTGTCCGCGGATTGA